The genomic DNA GGGCGGACGTTCGTAATGACGAAAACAGACCCTTCTGGGCGTGTATCGTCCAGCAACCGAAAGACTCCCTCGCCGAGGCCTTTGAAGGATGCGCTCGGCGTCTGCCCGTGAGTCCCTCTCGCGCCTGTGTCATAGACCTTCAGCTTCCCTTCTGAAAGTTGCTTGGAAACCTTGGAGTAAATCCCTTCTCCGCCAACTAACAAGGGGCCTTCGACAGACCTAGTCCCATCCGCAAAGATGGCTTGTACCCCGTCTTCAGTGACTTCATAGCCCATCACATGCTTTCCCCACTCAATGTTGTCCTCGCAACCTTGGGCAAATATTTTTCGCATGTCACTCCTGGAAATCCCAATCGTTTTGCCTCCTCCCTGTCGCGATACTAGCGCCGGTGGGACCAAGTGATGCTCGATCTGCTCTCCGGTCACGGCGTTAAACGATGCAAATCCGAGCCCGCCCGTCTTGCCACAGGTGTCCCAGAATCACTGCCAAGTCTCGGGATCCAAGACGGCCTGGATGGCATTCAAGCCTTCAGAAGATAAGCGAAGCCGGTAACCCTGAGCACGAAAAACAAATGAAGCATCTCGTTCAAAGACCCTGTAGGGAATACCGGAGAGCCTCAGCGACTGTGCTAATAAGAGGGAGGCGATGCCCGCACCAGCGATAAGGATGGGTTTTCTGTCGGTCATTGTTGGCGGTGCACCTTTGTTTCAAGGATGCAGGTGCCTATGGAAGAGAGCCGATATTCGAGAGTCTGGGAGCAGGCATGCTCTTGTGATCAAATCACGCCCCGAGCATTTGTTGGAGTCATCTACATGTCGGTGAGCCCCTCTACTTGCTGCATGCCATTATTAATGTGTTAATAAATTCAGGCATGGGCTGACAAATCGCGGCAATCGCGTAATGACCATTGCTGGTACACGATAAGCCTGAGATTGGACGAATGTACCTTCTTGTGGCTTTTGCACTTGACCTCTTCGACACTTTATGAAAATAAAGGAATATAGAATAAGATTGAATAGTAAAAACCCCAAAACATACTTCAATCCTAGCCTGGCAGAATGCTCTTTTCCACCGAATTGTAGTGGCTGGTCCGTGTTCATAACCCTCATGGATTTATCTTCCAAGTCAAGGTATCAGATTAAAAGCcagcaaagagaaaagagactGGGCCGGGTATCCACTTACACCCGACGCCCTGACGCTTTCCCTCTTTCAACCACACGGCAGAACTTTTGACCGACGGCATTTGCAAGGGCCTTGTGGTGGGATTAGTTCGGGGCTCACAAGAAGCTTCGTCATCTTGATCAACAGAACTCGCCCGGCCACATTCCTTCGTTTTGCCAATTCGCCCACACCATACTCGCAACCACCAAACTGCACGCAACGATAACTCACCATGTCTACTAGAGCCCTTGTTGTCGGCGGTACGAACGGTATCGGATATGCCATGGCATGCCGAATCGCCATCGACAACCCGTCATCCACCGTGATCATCAGCGGTCGCAATAAGCCAGCCATGATTCCTCACCCCAACATCGAGTTCCTTGCTGTTGACGCCTCATCCATGCTTCAAATCAAGCAGTACACAGACAAAATCATAACTTCCCACAGGGCCCAGAAGCTCGATTTTCTCATCATGACGCAGGGTATTTTCACCATGGCCGGCCGTACAGAAACCACCGAGGGCATCGACAACAAGATGGCTCTCCACTATTATGGCAAACAACTTCTCATCAGAGAACTTCTCCCAGTGCTGAAAGATAATGCCAGGGTGATAATTGTTCTGGATGGCAAAAACGGTGCCCCAGTGAAGCTGGACTGGAACGATCTGGATTTGAAAAGGACTTACAGCTTGCCCAGTGCTGCCTACCACTGCATCTCGATGAATGATTCCATGATCCAGTTCCACGCcgcacagcaacagcagaacGGAAACTCAAAAAGGCACTTTGTTCATGCCTACCCCGGCGTGGTGGCGTCCAACATCATGGTGGGCCTGCCTTGGTATCTGCGCGGGCCATCTCAGATCCTGATGAAGATAGCAGCGGTGTCAACAGACACATGTGCTGAGTATTTGTTGCAAGGAGTATCTGAGGTCACccagaaggccgagaaggagggaaggttTTGGAGCAATATTGATCAGAAAGGGCGAGCGGTACCAGACAAGGCAATCTGGACTGAGGAGCAGCTCAAGTCAGTATCTGACCACACCTGGACATTGATTGACAGTGCACTCAAGTGTACTGCCTGAGCTATTCTCACGTGGCAGATTTGGGAAGATTTCATCAGTGCCTATAGACCTTTCCTTGATATCATTATCTACCTAGTCAAGATTTCTGAAAGTCTGATTCATCGCTGAATAAGAATGGCCGCTTCAGTTCCATCGTCCGGCTTCTTTGTTTCCAGTGTATGTTTGAGCCAGCATTGGGGACCATCGTTGAAGACGACACCCACACAGCCTGTTTTGTCGGCGCAAACCTTGATGCAGTCTGTCAAGCTCGCTACTATCTTGTCTTTTACCAATCCAAACCCGGGATTGGTGTCCCCGAAAGCATAATTGACGTCGCAAAGTCGTTGGAACCTGAGCTCACCACGCGAGGGCGAAGAGACATCAAGGTTGAGCCGGTCCACACCAGGGCACTCCATCGTGACAGGACCGCTCGGGGAGTCCACTGTTCTAGCCGGCACTGAAGGGGTAGGCgtggtcgtggttgttgctaatgtcggtgttggtgttggtgtcaAGTCCGGCCCAGTTGTAGTCTCTGGAGCAATAGCTGGTGACGTCGGCGATGATAGTGCCGTGTTGGAACTGCCTGTGACCGTCGCATTGGTACTCACTGCGTCTTCATGCGATACGCTAAAGAGGGTGGATAGATCAGCGGCTGGAAAAGGACATTCTAGTGTCTCTCATGGGTAAAGCGTCGTCCATTGACTCACCTGGTGTTGCCTGCCGTTTTGATGGCTCCGGTTGTCATGGCTCCTAGAAGACCAGCAAGAATGGCGATTATCATGAGGGCTACGAGAGCCACCCATGTAACCGGCTTTTTCCAAAAAGGCCGACCAGGCTTTTCAGGTATTCCCGATTCATATCCTGCCAGCTCGTGTGGATATGCTGGTGGCATCTGACTCGGTACTATAGACGGCCGGTGATAGACCGGCTCATGTTTCGCGAGGACCTCGGGGAACAGTGTATGTGGGTTGTCGTGTGGAATGAGGCCATCGTTGTATGGCATGATCGGCGGAATCGCTTGACGTGGCGGTGTGTAGTTGCTGGCCATCTTCCCCTATGGCTCCGGTCTCAAGCAAACAGCTCTGGAGTTCGCCGCTGGAAACCAGACAGCGGGAAGAGAATGGTTTTAGAGAAGGGTCTCTTTTGATTGCGACTGCTGTGCCTCCTCCCGGCGTTGATGCGAAGATCATACTAAGGCGACATGGTTACATTTTGTGCATTGTTGGTTCTCTTTCAGCGAATGGTGAACCGCACGGCCCCCAACAGCGGGCCATGCCTGAAGATTGGTTTCGCCGTCATGTTGTCTGAATAAAGCAGGTGAGAACATTGGACTTGTTGGACATTAGCTGACAACTGGCTGCAACCGTTGGAGAGTCGTGCATCTAGGGTATCTACCTCAGTCAGCAAGGCATAACTaatgtgacaagggctggttttgccgtgtgacaaCTAAAGGAAAGTGGTTAAGAATATACAAGTATCTTTCTCAGACAAAAGATGGGGGACGACATACCTCCCAGCTATCAGAAGCACCTGTTTCATATTACCGCCCAGTTACCCACCTATCTTTGCCGCGATGCCGCGTCCAGGACTGTGAGAACGTCCTAGATTAACCGAAGCCGCCAGGAATAAAGCAACGGAACATAGCGGGAACATAATCGAGCGTTACAGGGCACTATTGAATTGAATGTCAATACCAGGGTAGCATCTGTTTATTGTAATACAGAGTCTCGACTTCCAGCGTTCCTTTATCCGGTCTGaatcaccccttcccctccacagccACCCCTTTAGATGTTCAGTGTCGTTAATTTCACCCAAGTTGCCGCCAGTCAACTATCTTACTTAGACACAGATACCGCCGCAATCGGCACCGCCGTTGCCAGGATCGCAGTCATCGCGCGGATCATCGATACAGACTCTGTCACCCTTGCACCGGAAGCCAGCAAAGCCTCCGCAAAACTCGCCAGGGTCAACGCAGATTCCCGGTTTGTCACAAGCCATACCGCATCCCTCCACGTAAGGATTGTCCACGCAAATCCGACCTTTGGGGCAGGTGGCAGGGTTCACGCGGAAGCCACCGCAAGACTGAAATGTCGGTGTTGGTttcggtgttgttgttgttgttgttgtggttgttgttgttgttgttgttgtagtgcGCAAAGCCCGTGAGGTGACAAGCGTTGTCCGTATGGGAAGGGGAACATGTAGAGGAAGTCGAACACAGATTCCCTCGCCGGTGGGCGATCGCTCAAGTCTCTGACAGATCCATCCTGTCGGGCATCGTTTTAATTCAAGGCCGCAGGGGCGGACAAGACTCTCAGAAGAGACGACCAGGCTAAGAGcaaaggtgatgatggcagtAGAAAGATGCATTGTGTTTATCACAGGCCGTTGGCGAAGAGGTCGAGATGACGGAATCAGGGGGCAAGGTGAGGAAATTGGTCTCGAATTAATACTTGGGGACGATAGATACCTATGAATCAAGTCTCGGTGACAGTGTAAGCTGAGCACACGTCGCCAGACCCACAGCAGTCGAGAGAAGGTGTGGTACGTTGAACAGAAAGAGGAACCTTCTCGGATGCTATTTCCAAACTTGGCTTCATAATCTCGGCTGAAGTCTAAGCCTGCATCCTTGCCTGTAGTGATTTTCATTCCATTTGTGCTACATACAATGGCCAAGCCGGGGTTGTCTGGCCGTGGGTTAGACAGGCGCTCTTGGTTCCGTGGGCTTGTTCGCTACCACGCTTAACTGGCGATTATCCTATTTTTAGGGACTCGAGTGACAGTTGACGTTCACATTACAAAGGACACCTAAATATGGCACCATGGTCCTCGAAATCAGGTAACGACTGCGAACACAGATGGTAGTAATCCAGGCAATTGGTTCTCTATGAGACTCCTTACCCGGGACTCAAGACATGTCAGTGCAAGACAAGCTCCCGACAGACCCGTGGAATGGAATTGCATTCCCTTCTTTCCCGTGGCCAGGAGACTTATCCTCTTTCCCATGTGTGCTTGGGGCAACTTACATGGTAGTCGGGAGCGGCACATCCTTGGCTCCGCTTACCATCTGTGGAACAAGCAACGGATGAATTTATCAATCGTGCATTACAAGAGGCAGGTAACTCGAGGTAACCGGTGATACAGTACATAAGGCGCTGTTGGAGCCGTCAGCAGCTTTTTGTTCTCGACCTCATAAGCGGGCTGAAAAGGGGGCCCCTTTTGGGCACTTGCTGTTTACCGACTCTAGTTCCCGACTTATCAGAACAATTTCTGGTTCATTCTTGCGAAACTCGCAGTTCCCACACCTGCACACCACTTTCCGCAAGTCAACGGCAATGTCCACCAAAAACAGGCCCTCCTTGCCGCAGATAGTGGTCGGTAGTGGGGTCGGTTTCGCTTCGTTTGTTCCAGAATCGTTCTGCGCCGCCCCGCATTGCGTCATTTAAACCTCTGGAAGTGAGTGACGCCTTCATTTTCTCGGtgggaaaaaaaataacatTTGTTATGATCATCAGCCATCGCTTCAGCAAGATACAACGTTGAACCTTAGCACACTGAAAAGGatcaaacaacaaccagcaacCGGCTCAACCATGAGTTCCCAGCCCCTCAAGATCGGGTTTGTTCCCGAACATTTCTCGACGCCCATTTACTTTGCCCACAAGCACTTTGGACTCGATGCCGAGCTGATCCCCTTTCCCTCGGGGACCGGACACATGATCACGGCGATCCGGGCCGGAGAGATCGATGTGGCCATCGGTCTGACGGAAGGATGGATTGCTGGATTGGGCAAGACAGAACAGACTGAGGAGAATGACGGCGGGTATAGACTCGTTGGAACATTTGTGGAAACGCCGCTTTGTAAGTGCATCCAGCTGCTGTATTGTTGCGGGGGCTGTGACAAAGATTAACCACTCGAATTCACTACCAAAAGGCTGGGCCATCTCAACAGGAAACCAGCGTCCTGAGATCCAATCCGTCGACTCGCTCAAAGGTGGCAAAATTGGCGTCTCCCGTATCGGCTCTGGCAGTTATGTCATGGGCTATGTTCTAGCGGATCAGCGTGCATGGCTCGTCCCAACCACGGGGGTGGGCACGTCGGCCGAGTCTGCGTCCCCTTACTCGGATTTTGTGGTGTTCAACACGTTTGAGAATCTCCGGAAAGCAGTGAACGACGGGACTGCGGATTTCTTCATGTGGGAGCATTTTACTTCCAAAAAGTATTACGATAATGGAGAGATTAGACGTGTGGGGGAGATCTACACTCCCTGGTCAAGCTGGAAGATTGTGGCTTCCACCAAGTTGGTGAAGGGCACCGCGTTGGATGGCAGGGTGGATGATCtgctggagaagctgaacAAGGGCATCCGGCATTTCAATGAGAATCCAGAGGAAGCAGTCGAGTACATCAGCACGAACTTGGACTACTCGGAAGAAGATGCTAGAGAATGGCTCAAGACAGTCAAGTTCCCGGAGAGAACACAGGGGGTTGACTTGAACGTGGTCAGGAGTACGATCGACATCCTGAACAAGGCCGGAGTCTTGACCCAAGGGAAAGGGATTCAGGCCGGAGATATGATTGTCAAACAACGATAGGCACTGGGTATTGTGGGTTCTTGATCTGTTTCAGCGAGTTTTGTTTAGAAATTTTCTTAGACTAGGGCCTTGCGGCATTGACCTTGCATTTGTTCCACTTTTGATAGGCTCTTGCAATTGTCAGACTGGAGCTTGTTCTATTGTGTTCTGGCACTCTAGATACATGGCATCGTTACCATATCCTCTCAATTTTGCTGACATATCTGCGTCATCCATCCCAGGCTCGAACCCAAATCGTCTCCAAAAGGCCAATGTGCCGTACACTGAGATAAGACAGGTAGTGCGGTAGTTGCGCGCAACGTCGAAAACCTTCTTGATACCTTCGGCAGCTAATCCACGTCCCTGGAATGAAGGGAGAATGGCGAGGTCGTGAATGTAATAGTGGTCGGCAGTCGGGGGTATCTCAACGAGGAGGGTATCCAGAGCGGGAGGGCAGTGTCGTGGAATGGGATGAGATATGATATAGCCGCAAATCTCCTGCCTTGATTCCAGAACGAAGCATCCCTCAGGGAAGAGTTCTACCCGCTCTGCGAAAACAGAGGCACCTTCAGGGAGACCGGGGTGGATCTCTTCAGCAACAAGCATGACAGCCGAGAGATCGTGGTTGTACATGGGGCGCCATGAGGCCGTTGGGTGCATTTTGGCGTTTAAAGTTGTTTCATGCCAAATCAAGAGGATTACAAGATGGTGATCAGTCACAAAAATGATAAGTGAGGTAAATCTCCAATGGCAGCTACGGTTTGAATGAGTCATGGCATTGACCCACTGCTGCTTGGTCTCCCTGGCTGTGGAGCTACCTGGTGGCTTTCAAAGGCTCATGTTTCTGCCTTCTCTGGCGCGATACTGCTCACAAACTGTAGGATTGCTTATTTTACCCCCAAGACTGTTAAATGATTCCTACTTGCGGAGGCAGATATGTCCTTCTAGTAGACGCCGGTGGAGCTGAACATATCTCACGCAACCTACCTCGTCGTAGATAGGTATGCAGGTAACCCTGAGGAAACGGGCAGACAATGATCCAGGAGAAGCATGATGGCCGGGTCATTGTGAAATGCCAATTCTTCCTTGATGCGGCCGCTGTGAtacaaggtaggtaggttaaTGCCGAATGTCGGTATCTTGGCCACCCCGCGCAATAGACATTTACCCACGGCAGAGTCCATATTGCCTCGAAGCCTCTCGGGTTATAGATCACCCTGGCCAGTGTAAGAACGACCTTCAAACATACCTATCTAGATCAACCTCGTCCCAGAAAATCGATGTTATACCATCGACGCAGTTTATCACCATGAAGCCTCAAGTCGTTCTCTTTCTCGCCTCTCTTCTTGCAGCAGGGCAGGCAGCAAGACCCTGTCCGGCATCTCCTGCTCCAACTTCCTGGCAGATTTCCGAATGGACCTACGATGCGCCCGATCGATCTCTACCAGGACGGGCAGGGACCGACTCGGTGATTGGTCTCTATCTCTCCACGGGCGGCACAACGTACAGCTGCTTCGGAATGTGGCCCGAGGAATGGAAAGGGTTTACTCAGGACAATTCCGCTTTGCTCTGGAGCAGTTGCGTGAACATTTTTGGCAGGCCAATCGATGACACGGTTAGTTTTGCGATGGACTGGGAGAAAAGGATTTTGTATGCGAGCCATACTTTCAGTTGTGAGAACGAAGAGTATGTATAGCCGCGCAGACTAACAAGGGGGCTAAGTGTCATTGCTGATATATTCTTGTCGGACGCGAACAGGGTGTCTGGATTGGCCACCGCATCCATCGTCTTGCCTACTTCATGCGATAACACGGGCTCGGGGGGCAACCCAACGCGGTGTTTGACGACGTCGAGGCAGATCAACTTCAACACAACGCTGCAGGCGCGAGGACAAAGCCCTTGTTCTTCAGCACCCGCATCAGGGAGATATCTGGAATCTTGGGAGATCAGAAACCATACTAGTCTGTACGAGTCCACGCCAGAAACCGAGGGCAACTTGTTTGTTGCTGTCAATACAGCCACAAACGAGATATTTGAGTGCGCCAGCGAGGACCCTGCCGGAAATGGTGTTTGCACTCCGGTGGGTGCGTCGGGGGGGTTGACCATCGCCTCATTTAACCTGGATCCCGTCAGGAAGCTGCTTACAATGCGCCAGGTTTGGGCTTGTGGCAGCGGAGTTGGGTGAGTGCACGCATTCCAGACAAACCCCGATGGATGAGAGGAGAGGTGACTGATGActtggttgttgatgttagCACGGTTGAAGCGCTTGGGGCTGCCTCTGTTCCTGCTCCCTGTTTTGAAGATGACGTTCCTATATGCGAGTCGAGCATATTCTGGGTTGGTGGAAGCAAGGCATGAGCTGTAGTTTCTAGATAGATACCTCAGCTGTATCAAAGCCCTTAACCCTGACGTGCCACTGTGTGATTGTGCCTGGCAGCTCTCACCGCCCGACCCACTCAACCCCCCGGGCATCTATGGTAGGTGGGGCTCCCCAGCATTCGCCCCACCATTTTGCCCAGCTCTCGACTTCTGTCATCAGCAACACTTTTGGCCAAACCACCAGATCCCGACCTCACCGACCACTGCcgcccaacatcaccagacaTCCCGACCGGCGTCGATCGCCGTAACTTTCCCCCAACCATGGTTCTTCAAGATTTAGGTCGGCGCATCAATGCCGCCGTCACCGACTTGACGCGCGCCCCAAATCTCGATGAAAAGGTAGttatcctttccttttccctttcctttccttctccttagGCCTA from Podospora pseudoanserina strain CBS 124.78 chromosome 2, whole genome shotgun sequence includes the following:
- a CDS encoding hypothetical protein (COG:S; EggNog:ENOG503NZZA), which codes for MSTRALVVGGTNGIGYAMACRIAIDNPSSTVIISGRNKPAMIPHPNIEFLAVDASSMLQIKQYTDKIITSHRAQKLDFLIMTQGIFTMAGRTETTEGIDNKMALHYYGKQLLIRELLPVLKDNARVIIVLDGKNGAPVKLDWNDLDLKRTYSLPSAAYHCISMNDSMIQFHAAQQQQNGNSKRHFVHAYPGVVASNIMVGLPWYLRGPSQILMKIAAVSTDTCAEYLLQGVSEVTQKAEKEGRFWSNIDQKGRAVPDKAIWTEEQLKSVSDHTWTLIDSALKCTA
- a CDS encoding hypothetical protein (EggNog:ENOG503PY0M); translated protein: MASNYTPPRQAIPPIMPYNDGLIPHDNPHTLFPEVLAKHEPVYHRPSIVPSQMPPAYPHELAGYESGIPEKPGRPFWKKPVTWVALVALMIIAILAGLLGAMTTGAIKTAGNTSVSHEDAVSTNATVTGSSNTALSSPTSPAIAPETTTGPDLTPTPTPTLATTTTTPTPSVPARTVDSPSGPVTMECPGVDRLNLDVSSPSRGELRFQRLCDVNYAFGDTNPGFGLVKDKIVASLTDCIKVCADKTGCVGVVFNDGPQCWLKHTLETKKPDDGTEAAILIQR
- a CDS encoding hypothetical protein (EggNog:ENOG503P7C3), with protein sequence MHLSTAIITFALSLVVSSESLVRPCGLELKRCPTGWICQRLERSPTGEGICVRLPLHVPLPIRTTLVTSRATTTTTTTTTTTPKPTPTFQSCGGFRVNPATCPKGRICVDNPYVEGCGMACDKPGICVDPGEFCGGFAGFRCKGDRVCIDDPRDDCDPGNGGADCGGICV
- a CDS encoding hypothetical protein (EggNog:ENOG503P4DC; COG:S); the encoded protein is MTHSNRSCHWRFTSLIIFVTDHHLVILLIWHETTLNAKMHPTASWRPMYNHDLSAVMLVAEEIHPGLPEGASVFAERVELFPEGCFVLESRQEICGYIISHPIPRHCPPALDTLLVEIPPTADHYYIHDLAILPSFQGRGLAAEGIKKVFDVARNYRTTCLISVYGTLAFWRRFGFEPGMDDADMSAKLRGYGNDAMYLECQNTIEQAPV
- a CDS encoding hypothetical protein (COG:S; EggNog:ENOG503NWFB), with the protein product MSSQPLKIGFVPEHFSTPIYFAHKHFGLDAELIPFPSGTGHMITAIRAGEIDVAIGLTEGWIAGLGKTEQTEENDGGYRLVGTFVETPLCWAISTGNQRPEIQSVDSLKGGKIGVSRIGSGSYVMGYVLADQRAWLVPTTGVGTSAESASPYSDFVVFNTFENLRKAVNDGTADFFMWEHFTSKKYYDNGEIRRVGEIYTPWSSWKIVASTKLVKGTALDGRVDDLLEKLNKGIRHFNENPEEAVEYISTNLDYSEEDAREWLKTVKFPERTQGVDLNVVRSTIDILNKAGVLTQGKGIQAGDMIVKQR